From Simkaniaceae bacterium, a single genomic window includes:
- the hemL gene encoding glutamate-1-semialdehyde 2,1-aminomutase, which translates to MERSISKKIFEKSQQVFPGGVNSPVRSFPGLGISPLVIKSGKGDMITDLDGYKYIDFCMSWGPLILGHSHPVVIKAIQEQIENGTTFGIATEEELLLGQWVIDHVASIEKVRFVSTGTEATGTAIRLARAFTKRSKIVKFDGNYHGSVDSLLIRAGSYLRNHIPEASSSGIPSEYIQSTVTLPYNDPMVFKDYFSKHGDEIAAVIVEPIAGNMGVVPASGEFLGTLRQLTIEKGALLIFDEVITGFRVGLDGAQGLYGIEPDLTCFGKIIGGGLPAAAIGGSREIMDFLAPKGDVFQAGTLSGCPVAMRAGLATLQCVSAPKFYEKLKQKADVITKPVHEFITKNKINACVQQVGSMFTLFFGAKSIKTSEDLNQLDAETFKRFFQYLFVKGIYFPPSQMEASFVSIAHEMAHLEKTRDEILKFLQGLLPQ; encoded by the coding sequence ATGGAAAGAAGCATATCAAAGAAAATTTTTGAAAAATCTCAGCAAGTCTTTCCCGGTGGGGTTAATTCTCCCGTTCGATCCTTTCCCGGACTCGGGATATCGCCTCTTGTGATCAAGTCGGGAAAAGGCGATATGATTACCGATTTGGATGGGTATAAATATATTGATTTTTGCATGAGTTGGGGGCCTTTAATTTTAGGTCATAGCCATCCTGTAGTGATCAAAGCAATTCAAGAACAGATTGAAAATGGGACGACTTTTGGGATTGCGACAGAGGAAGAGCTCCTTTTGGGTCAGTGGGTTATTGATCATGTCGCATCAATTGAAAAAGTTCGTTTTGTTTCAACCGGAACGGAGGCAACCGGAACGGCGATTCGTTTAGCCCGCGCCTTTACAAAACGGAGCAAAATCGTCAAATTTGACGGAAACTATCACGGTTCTGTCGATTCATTATTGATTAGAGCGGGATCTTATTTGCGCAATCACATTCCTGAGGCTTCCTCAAGTGGAATTCCAAGCGAATATATTCAATCGACAGTGACGCTACCATACAATGATCCGATGGTATTCAAAGACTATTTTTCAAAGCATGGCGATGAAATTGCCGCAGTGATTGTCGAGCCCATTGCGGGGAATATGGGGGTAGTTCCTGCATCGGGTGAATTTTTAGGGACGCTTAGACAGCTCACCATTGAAAAAGGGGCGCTTCTTATTTTCGATGAGGTAATTACCGGTTTTCGCGTAGGTCTTGACGGTGCGCAAGGACTTTACGGTATTGAGCCTGATCTGACTTGTTTTGGTAAAATTATCGGTGGGGGGCTTCCCGCAGCGGCAATTGGGGGTTCAAGAGAAATTATGGATTTTTTAGCTCCCAAGGGGGATGTCTTTCAAGCGGGAACTTTATCGGGATGTCCTGTTGCCATGAGAGCAGGCCTTGCAACACTTCAATGTGTAAGCGCGCCGAAATTTTATGAAAAACTCAAACAAAAAGCAGATGTTATTACAAAACCCGTACACGAATTTATTACGAAAAATAAAATAAATGCATGTGTACAACAAGTAGGGTCGATGTTTACACTTTTCTTTGGAGCAAAGTCGATCAAGACCTCAGAGGATTTGAACCAACTCGATGCCGAAACGTTTAAGCGCTTTTTCCAATACTTATTTGTGAAGGGAATTTATTTCCCTCCATCGCAAATGGAGGCGAGTTTTGTTTCAATAGCCCATGAAATGGCCCATTTAGAGAAAACGCGCGATGAAATTCTAAAATTTTTGCAGGGATTGTTACCTCAATAG
- the xseB gene encoding exodeoxyribonuclease VII small subunit, with the protein MTTPKKNLTFEKAYSRLEEILSKMNGSEIALEESLVLFEEADELIHLCNDKLKGAQTKIEKLLKDRNNHLVVNDNGVVEKTLFTTNDAAYR; encoded by the coding sequence ATGACAACACCTAAAAAAAATTTGACATTTGAAAAGGCGTATAGCCGTTTAGAAGAAATTCTCTCCAAGATGAATGGATCCGAAATTGCCCTTGAAGAGTCTCTTGTTTTATTTGAAGAAGCGGATGAGCTGATTCATCTTTGCAATGATAAACTCAAGGGAGCGCAAACAAAAATTGAAAAACTCCTTAAAGACCGCAACAACCATCTTGTCGTGAATGACAATGGAGTTGTCGAAAAAACGCTATTTACCACAAACGATGCCGCCTACCGATAA
- the tpiA gene encoding triose-phosphate isomerase yields MNKTAEEATAFLEELIPLVQGHNAYIAAPYTALSALSSYPHPQSIRIGAQNMSRYVEGAYTGEISIRMLQEFNIDFVILGHSERRHLFFESDAVIREKVHLALSEKLLPILCIGETLEERRAGQMDQVLKRQIESALSGVNIGGGKELVLAYEPVWAIGTGEAATPDIAEEAHRHCRKCLAEIVGKNSADSITILYGGSVKASNAQELLEEPNIDGFLVGGASLDPKSFAEIVKS; encoded by the coding sequence ATGAATAAGACAGCTGAAGAGGCGACTGCATTTTTAGAGGAATTAATTCCTCTTGTGCAGGGGCACAATGCTTATATTGCAGCTCCCTATACGGCTTTGTCTGCCTTGAGCTCATATCCTCATCCTCAATCCATTCGCATTGGCGCGCAAAATATGAGTCGGTATGTTGAGGGGGCGTATACCGGAGAGATTTCCATACGCATGCTCCAAGAATTTAATATTGATTTTGTCATTTTGGGACATTCGGAAAGGCGGCACCTTTTTTTTGAAAGCGATGCCGTGATCCGAGAAAAAGTGCATTTGGCTCTGAGCGAAAAGCTGTTGCCGATTTTATGTATTGGTGAAACGCTCGAAGAGCGGCGTGCAGGGCAGATGGATCAAGTGCTTAAACGCCAAATAGAAAGTGCATTAAGCGGGGTCAATATTGGAGGGGGAAAGGAGCTGGTTTTAGCTTATGAACCGGTTTGGGCTATTGGAACGGGAGAGGCGGCAACGCCAGATATCGCAGAGGAAGCTCATCGCCATTGCCGCAAGTGCTTAGCGGAAATCGTTGGAAAAAATAGTGCAGATTCGATTACAATTTTGTACGGTGGTTCCGTAAAGGCCTCAAATGCTCAAGAATTGCTTGAAGAGCCCAATATTGATGGATTTTTGGTCGGAGGAGCCTCTCTCGATCCAAAATCATTTGCCGAAATTGTAAAAAGTTAA
- the floA gene encoding flotillin-like protein FloA (flotillin-like protein involved in membrane lipid rafts), with translation MELSNMMFIVTLILIILGIIFIAVTGRFIGLWFQAFVSGTPIAILNIVGMSLRKIPPRTIVNAKINSYKAGLVQITVSDLETHYLAGGRILDVVAAMIAADKANIELSWRQATAIDLAGRDILDAVRTSVYPKVIDCPEKGQQYISAVAKDGVELLCRARVTVRTNIKQLVGGATEETIIARVGEGIVNSIGSSNTHLDVLASPQSISKLVLDKGLDAQTAFEILSIDIADITVGENIGARLRADQAESDKRIAQAKAEERRAMAVAIEQENTAKVTDMRANLVQAEAQIPIAIAEAFRTGKIGVLDFYHMKNLQADTLMRESISKEADKEEAE, from the coding sequence GTGGAATTATCAAATATGATGTTTATTGTTACACTGATCTTAATCATTTTAGGGATTATCTTTATTGCGGTTACCGGTCGTTTTATTGGGTTATGGTTTCAGGCTTTTGTTTCAGGAACCCCCATTGCCATTCTTAATATCGTCGGAATGAGTTTAAGGAAAATCCCCCCACGCACCATTGTAAATGCAAAAATTAACTCGTATAAGGCGGGTCTTGTTCAAATTACCGTCTCAGATTTAGAAACCCACTATTTAGCCGGTGGCCGCATCCTCGATGTTGTGGCGGCAATGATTGCAGCAGATAAGGCGAATATTGAACTTAGCTGGCGTCAAGCCACAGCGATTGATTTAGCCGGTCGTGATATTTTAGATGCTGTGCGCACTTCAGTTTATCCCAAAGTCATTGATTGCCCTGAAAAGGGACAGCAGTACATTTCTGCCGTTGCTAAAGATGGGGTTGAACTACTCTGCCGCGCACGCGTCACTGTGCGTACAAATATTAAACAACTCGTTGGTGGAGCGACGGAAGAAACAATCATTGCCCGTGTGGGTGAGGGAATTGTCAACTCCATCGGATCATCGAATACGCATCTCGATGTACTTGCTTCTCCGCAATCTATTTCAAAGCTCGTTCTTGATAAGGGGTTAGATGCTCAAACGGCTTTTGAAATTCTCTCCATTGACATTGCCGATATCACGGTTGGAGAAAATATTGGTGCACGTCTTCGAGCAGATCAGGCGGAATCAGATAAACGTATTGCGCAAGCCAAAGCGGAAGAGAGGCGTGCAATGGCCGTTGCTATTGAACAAGAAAATACGGCTAAAGTCACCGATATGCGTGCAAATCTCGTACAAGCTGAGGCTCAAATCCCCATTGCCATTGCCGAGGCATTTAGAACAGGGAAAATTGGTGTTTTAGATTTTTATCATATGAAAAATCTTCAAGCAGATACTCTCATGAGGGAGTCGATTTCCAAAGAAGCGGATAAAGAAGAGGCTGAATAG
- the xseA gene encoding exodeoxyribonuclease VII large subunit, which yields MDDAKGVLSVSALNRAIKMAIEPGFQGICVKGEVGDYRLQASGHEYFTLKDDKSLINCVFFKGYRAQSPLKIKPGDQIIIEGDLGVYEVRGTYQIIVKRAKAAGVGDLLMKIHQLKTELEQLGWFNKENKKPLPRFPKTIGVVTSPTGSVIQDIIHVLERRHAGFHLVLNPVKVQGAGAAVEIAQAIDDMNRFNLADVLIIGRGGGSLEDLMPFNERCVAEAIFRSHIPVISAVGHETDVSIADFVADCRAPTPSAAAEIVSSEKAALLDRLALAEASLTKTIEDKVRVAHRLMRTVQVSPLFSDPTYLLKEHFQKVDDIDYDLQSSLMQSLKEKQLKIQGFVRQKESLNPLRQLKELNLRLDQYKSRLHIATATLLEKKKNRLVALQDIYASINPKKLLSRGYCIPFAQNSDSVIISSKQLKIKEHFRLLMQDGEVLSQVEDIK from the coding sequence ATGGATGACGCAAAAGGTGTCTTATCGGTATCGGCTCTAAACCGAGCCATTAAAATGGCAATTGAGCCGGGCTTTCAGGGGATTTGTGTGAAGGGAGAAGTCGGAGATTATCGACTTCAAGCTTCAGGGCATGAGTATTTCACCCTCAAAGACGATAAAAGTTTAATCAACTGCGTTTTTTTTAAAGGCTATCGAGCACAATCTCCACTCAAAATCAAGCCGGGAGATCAAATTATTATCGAGGGCGACCTCGGCGTTTACGAAGTCAGGGGAACGTATCAGATCATCGTTAAACGGGCCAAAGCAGCCGGTGTGGGCGATTTACTGATGAAAATCCATCAACTCAAGACCGAGCTCGAACAGCTGGGTTGGTTTAATAAAGAGAATAAAAAACCCCTTCCCCGCTTTCCTAAAACCATTGGCGTTGTGACCAGCCCGACAGGGAGTGTTATTCAAGATATTATCCATGTTTTAGAGAGGCGGCATGCCGGCTTTCACCTCGTTCTCAATCCGGTGAAAGTTCAGGGTGCCGGAGCAGCTGTTGAAATTGCACAGGCCATTGATGATATGAACCGATTTAACTTGGCAGATGTTTTAATCATCGGCAGAGGAGGCGGCTCTTTGGAAGATTTAATGCCTTTTAATGAGCGCTGCGTGGCTGAGGCTATTTTTAGAAGTCATATCCCGGTGATTTCCGCCGTAGGACATGAAACTGATGTCTCAATTGCCGATTTTGTCGCAGATTGCCGTGCTCCGACCCCCTCTGCTGCCGCAGAGATCGTATCAAGCGAAAAAGCTGCTTTATTAGACCGGCTTGCATTGGCTGAAGCAAGTTTAACGAAGACCATTGAAGACAAAGTGCGCGTTGCACATCGCCTCATGCGTACGGTTCAGGTAAGCCCCCTCTTCTCTGACCCGACCTATCTATTAAAGGAACATTTTCAAAAAGTAGATGATATTGACTACGACCTGCAAAGCTCTCTCATGCAATCACTCAAAGAAAAGCAGCTCAAAATCCAGGGCTTTGTCCGACAAAAAGAGAGTTTAAACCCGCTCAGACAGCTAAAAGAACTGAATCTTCGTCTCGATCAATACAAGTCCCGGCTACACATAGCAACAGCGACCCTTTTAGAAAAAAAGAAAAACCGCCTGGTTGCGCTACAGGATATTTATGCCTCTATCAATCCAAAAAAACTTCTCTCAAGAGGCTATTGCATTCCCTTTGCACAAAACTCAGATTCAGTTATCATTTCATCGAAGCAGCTTAAAATCAAAGAGCACTTTCGATTGCTCATGCAAGATGGGGAAGTTCTCTCACAAGTCGAAGACATCAAATAA
- a CDS encoding NAD(+)/NADH kinase: protein MIVALLVAYAIEKKAHETIHRILDFFHIHKVHVVIEDAYAKELNCPSLSSIPSSSIDFLISLGGDGTILSYAHAYRDLNVPLLGINIGHLGFMADIPLTDIEKSLEDLLRGEYVIEKRLILYASNETYSSYAINDIVIHRAMNPSLIEVSIHVDGLYLNTFEADGIILATPNGSTAYSLAAGGPILVPELEAIVLTPICPHTISNRPLVLSSDATIEIKYLSPSKPIECVADGMANHELKPNDSITIKKSDKIFKLVTLNRRDFYSTLRSKLGWSGKLR from the coding sequence ATGATTGTCGCCCTCCTTGTTGCCTACGCAATAGAAAAAAAAGCGCATGAAACAATCCATAGAATCCTTGATTTTTTCCATATCCATAAAGTCCACGTCGTTATTGAAGACGCATATGCCAAAGAGCTCAATTGCCCCTCGCTCTCATCCATTCCCTCTTCCTCTATTGATTTTTTAATCTCTTTAGGTGGTGACGGGACGATTTTATCCTATGCTCACGCCTACCGCGATCTCAATGTCCCTCTTTTGGGAATTAATATTGGCCACCTCGGATTCATGGCAGACATTCCCCTTACCGATATTGAAAAGAGCTTAGAAGATCTACTTCGAGGCGAATACGTCATTGAAAAAAGATTGATCTTATATGCATCAAACGAGACCTACTCGAGCTATGCAATTAACGATATTGTCATCCACCGCGCTATGAACCCCTCTTTGATTGAGGTAAGCATTCATGTCGATGGGCTTTATCTCAATACATTTGAAGCTGACGGCATTATTTTAGCCACGCCTAATGGATCAACCGCATATTCTTTAGCAGCCGGCGGCCCCATTCTCGTGCCGGAACTGGAAGCCATCGTCTTGACACCGATTTGCCCCCATACAATCTCTAATCGCCCCCTTGTTCTCTCTTCGGATGCAACCATTGAAATTAAGTATTTGAGCCCTTCGAAACCGATTGAATGTGTTGCAGACGGAATGGCAAATCACGAGCTAAAGCCCAATGATTCAATCACGATTAAAAAATCGGATAAAATCTTCAAACTTGTCACACTGAATCGAAGAGACTTTTACTCAACACTTCGCTCAAAACTCGGCTGGTCCGGCAAATTACGGTAA
- a CDS encoding 1-deoxy-D-xylulose-5-phosphate synthase encodes MTLLEMIQSPRDIKNLSYSELEVLAQEVRERIIDVMAINGGHLASGLGAVELTIALHAVFDSPKDRFIFDVGHQCYPHKILTGRNDRFHTVRKYEGLSGFFHPEESEHDPFYTGHAGPALSLALGMATARDLQGKDDTIIPVFGDATLTCGLLYEAFNNIPKTLKNFIIILNDNDMSISKNVGAVTQILSRLINSPTTNRLCHELGETLSKIPSVGNTLAEGGGKIKRSLKDLVSGATLFEQFNMSYVGPIDGHDIRKMIEILQAVKESPKAILLHLRTVKGQGMKKAIENPVSYHGVKPFDKVTGTMHKQSETSSTFPQVFGKTMLEMAKEDDSIIVITPAMPAGSCLTKMMEQFPKRCIDVGIAEGHSVTYAGGIARNGSFKVMVSIYSTFLQRALDNVYHDVCIQNLPVVFAIDRAGIAGGDGITHNGIYDIGFLNEMPNMIIAGPRDAQVLTELLHDCFDWKQPTAIRYPNLPTPSPKKEYMVRRPVGKGEVLSQGNTVCIVTLGTMASVGLELKELLKQLGYEATVIDPIFVKPLDEPLLFEALSSHHYLITIEEHSLKGGLASIMNSFVVQNGFEHLCVTNFGIPETFIHHGSHQELSQKLGLTAEQIYESLIKKEVFVINPKSEALK; translated from the coding sequence ATGACCTTACTCGAAATGATTCAATCCCCTAGGGACATCAAAAACCTCTCTTATTCTGAACTCGAAGTCTTAGCTCAAGAAGTGCGCGAGCGCATCATCGATGTGATGGCTATTAATGGCGGTCATCTCGCCTCCGGTTTAGGGGCTGTGGAGTTGACAATTGCGCTTCACGCTGTTTTTGATTCCCCAAAGGATCGCTTTATTTTTGATGTTGGGCATCAATGTTATCCCCATAAAATCCTCACCGGGCGCAATGACCGCTTCCATACCGTGAGAAAATATGAGGGGCTTTCGGGTTTTTTCCACCCTGAAGAATCAGAGCATGACCCCTTTTATACGGGCCATGCAGGCCCTGCACTCTCTCTAGCTCTTGGAATGGCGACGGCGCGCGATTTGCAAGGGAAGGATGATACGATCATTCCTGTTTTTGGAGATGCCACTTTGACTTGCGGTCTTCTCTATGAAGCATTCAATAACATTCCAAAAACGCTTAAGAATTTCATTATTATTTTAAATGATAATGATATGTCGATCTCTAAAAATGTGGGAGCCGTTACACAGATCCTCAGCCGCTTGATTAATTCACCAACGACAAATCGCTTGTGCCATGAACTTGGCGAAACCCTCTCCAAAATCCCCTCGGTAGGCAATACCCTTGCAGAAGGCGGAGGAAAAATTAAGCGCTCTCTCAAAGATCTTGTGAGTGGCGCCACTTTATTTGAACAATTTAACATGTCCTATGTCGGCCCTATTGATGGGCATGATATCCGCAAAATGATTGAAATTCTTCAAGCCGTAAAGGAAAGCCCCAAAGCCATTTTGCTTCATTTGCGCACGGTTAAAGGCCAAGGAATGAAAAAGGCTATTGAAAATCCGGTCAGCTATCACGGTGTGAAGCCATTTGATAAAGTGACCGGCACAATGCACAAACAATCCGAGACATCTTCCACCTTCCCACAAGTCTTTGGGAAAACCATGCTTGAAATGGCAAAAGAAGATGACTCTATTATTGTCATCACGCCTGCAATGCCCGCGGGATCGTGCCTGACTAAAATGATGGAGCAATTTCCCAAACGCTGCATCGATGTGGGAATTGCAGAAGGCCACTCGGTCACATATGCAGGTGGCATCGCACGAAACGGCTCTTTTAAAGTGATGGTGAGCATTTATTCGACCTTTTTGCAAAGAGCGCTTGATAACGTCTATCACGATGTGTGCATTCAAAATCTTCCCGTTGTCTTTGCTATTGATCGTGCAGGGATCGCAGGTGGAGATGGCATCACGCACAATGGGATTTACGATATTGGCTTCCTCAATGAAATGCCTAATATGATCATCGCAGGGCCAAGAGATGCTCAGGTTTTAACGGAGCTCCTTCATGACTGCTTTGACTGGAAACAACCAACGGCGATTCGCTATCCCAATTTGCCAACGCCTTCACCAAAAAAAGAATACATGGTTCGCCGCCCGGTTGGAAAAGGAGAGGTATTATCCCAAGGAAATACTGTCTGCATTGTCACATTAGGGACAATGGCGTCCGTTGGACTCGAACTTAAAGAGCTCCTAAAACAACTCGGATATGAAGCGACTGTGATTGACCCCATTTTTGTGAAACCACTCGATGAACCGCTTTTATTTGAAGCTTTATCTTCCCATCACTATCTCATCACCATTGAAGAGCATTCCCTCAAGGGGGGCCTCGCATCGATCATGAACTCGTTTGTTGTCCAAAATGGATTTGAACACCTCTGTGTTACGAATTTTGGAATCCCCGAAACGTTTATCCATCACGGCTCTCATCAAGAGCTTTCCCAAAAACTGGGATTGACAGCTGAGCAAATTTATGAAAGTCTGATCAAAAAAGAAGTCTTTGTCATCAACCCAAAGAGTGAGGCTTTAAAATGA